The following nucleotide sequence is from Juglans microcarpa x Juglans regia isolate MS1-56 chromosome 6D, Jm3101_v1.0, whole genome shotgun sequence.
TACGTCAGGTCAAAGGATGCTTCAATTAATCAGGAATATGAACTACACTGGTAGTTGCTTGTCCTCTTTTCTTGACGGCTTCTTTCGCTTCCTCTCAGATGTGAGCTTCTTTTAGATTTCAGATCAGTGCAGAAAGACCTCAAAGAGGTGGCTAGATGTTCATTTCTATGCGCTGAAACCAAgtcttttttataagtttgtGCTGAATCCAAATTGAGGAAGTATGaccaccccctcccccccccccccccccccccccccccccccccccaagcaAAAAAAAACGAAGGGTGCTACTACTCAGCCCCATGAGTTTGCCCCCTCAAACTTACCACTAGTGCAaattgcaccttttttttttttttctttcaaacattttttaaacatccttaaaacttttttttaaaaaataaaataaaaaataaaatacccaaGTGGTAACTTTGAGGATGCAAACTTATGGGGccaagtatcattttccaaaaaaaaaaaggtttgctACACCCTTCTTCCATATCCCAAGAAAGAAGGAAGCAAAAAAGGGAAAGGAACTTGGTTAATGCAAAAGGGGAAAATCGTCTGTGACAATTTGCAAAAGCATTCATACCCAAGTAAAGGTAGATTAAAAGCATAGACAGTTAGAGGTAATAGAAAatgattaataatatattaattttaggGATGATAATACTCCTTGTGAATGAGGATTTGGAAAACTCACCAGAAAGTATGACATCTTCCATGTTTATAGATTTACGACTCGCGTGTTGTGCAAATAGCTCAAGGTCCTTTGCCAGCTGCTCTGAAaacattatttcttttgttagtCACGAGTGTTGCGAAAAAATGAATGAAGCCCATAAATAACATGCTCCATGTTATTGCAACACCTTGGACTTGTACGTCACTTAAATGCAACCAATGAAAGttatgagattgattttcattctAAATTATGAGGTTCCTTCGGGTGTTTCTTTAGCTAAGAGATTCTGTTAATGCCACCTTTAAGCTAACACCCCTTGACTTGATACATGTGGGACAAAAATTCAATAAACCGAAAAAAACGCTTAACCATTTCATGTTCTCCAACAAAAGTATATAGATGCTTATAAGTGATATATCCATTCTCAGCAGTGAAGAAACCAGATTCGCATGGAACAGAGACGTGCTTATTATCAAGTTCAAGAACAAAAAGATAGGCCCTCAAGCAACCACTTAGTATTCTAAAGAGGGATGGATCCCAATTGAATCAATCAGCAGTTTCTTAAATCCATACAATTCGATGTCATTAGATAAAAGCAAAATCTATCTTCCCACACGAATATTTCCTTTCCAATCCAACACACAAAAAAAGAGTCCCCAAACTCAAGTTGAGAAGAACTTCAAAATCTAATTAGatcaaaattattgtattgtattgtaGTTGCAAGGAGTGCATAAAGAAGGGACTTTGATTTTCACAGGAATGAGAATGGACGAGTAAAATATCAACAGGTTCTTGTACGGAAACATAAATTAAggaaaacaagataaaaattaaaattgaaaaagtaattaCCTGTGTATTTGAAGGCCAAATCGGCAATGCAAGCCGCAATAGGTAGAGATATTTCCAGGTTGTTTCTCTTTGCTGAGCATACCAAGTAAATCAAACATAGAATGAGATAATCTACAAATCTCTCTGTCTGATCATTAAGTATATGTGTATACAAGATCAATCCAGTAATCACTTATATTGGGTAATTTAGATTAGTCTCAGTTTCCTGAGTTTCCTGAGCAACCAAATAGGGTAGAAAAAATAACCTTGGGCCTCAGAGATAGAGATGGTTAAGAGGCGAAATCGATCTCTCAAGAGCTCGATCACTGATTCGTCTTCTCTTTCCACATCACTCCCAGCTCCATCTGCTTCCATTACAAAATAAAGTTCAAGTTTTGCCCTCCTCGACCTGGAAATGCACACAGAATGGCTGGGCTTGAAACGTAACCGCTCTTTTCTATCACAAGGATTCACTAAGCAGCAACAGTCAAATCAATCAATACTACATATTCGAGAGTTACATATCCAGATTTCATTAGCAGCAAAAAAAACATTACTATCTATTCGAGAGCAATCCACAAAAGCAAAAGGGGGAAAAAGGAACCAAGCAGCACTACCAAATCACAGAAAATTAATCAGCACTATAAAGTAACATCTCCATGATCGGAAACTAAGGTTTAGTATAGGGTCATAACTAATTCGTTAAAAGAACAAATTGTATGTTTGAGGCTGATTGCTGCAGTCCTATTACAGCCATCTAGGATGAGTTTCCTGCTGCACCTCCCACTGCACCTGATGGTCTACAAGTGGATTCGAACCACGGACACAAGGATTTTCAGTCCTTTGCTCAAACCAGCGAGCTACCTGAACCACTTTCCTAAAGTCTCTGTTCTTCATCAAATAGCGCCCTACCTTACCACTTGACTAGTAAGGGAAAAGCCTTCCCTTTTCTGGTAAAGTAAAATGTTAATTAACTAGAAAAGAAACTTAGAACATTTACATGAGAAAATCCTAGATGAGCGACAACAGATTATCTATGCAACACAAGACAAAACTACTCCACAATAGAGAATCTGGAGCTGAAAACATTCACCAGAAAACAATTGATATCCTAGCATGCTCAGTAAAATGAGGATAGCCGTTGTCCTTTTTAATTTCTCTTCCCACCCAACCAAATCGGTGTAAAACATGTTTGTTGCCAACAAAgcataagaattttaaaattcatgtcATGGTTAA
It contains:
- the LOC121235244 gene encoding LOW QUALITY PROTEIN: protein MHF1 homolog (The sequence of the model RefSeq protein was modified relative to this genomic sequence to represent the inferred CDS: inserted 1 base in 1 codon; deleted 2 bases in 1 codon) — encoded protein: MGSIWDALLKAILYSVNPCDRKERLRFKPSHSVCISRSRRAKLELYFVMEADGAGSDVEREDESVIELLRDRFRLLTISISEAQAKRNNLEISLPIAACIADLAFKYTEQLAKDLELFAQHASRKSINMEDVILSAHRNEHLATSLRSFCTDLKSKRSSSERKRKKPSRKEDXATTSVVHIPD